In Nicotiana tabacum cultivar K326 chromosome 19, ASM71507v2, whole genome shotgun sequence, one DNA window encodes the following:
- the LOC107759167 gene encoding uncharacterized protein LOC107759167 isoform X2 — translation MAGQVAFCSSFNLLDNGRFSKQQLFMPKSSPMGFCFESCKVSRLPSLSVRKAITPYLIKLERRSNMQSCKRCFCLASLVDADAAVTFEWVPTIDQMLLMTSIVLTYIAGVIPSEENSALDARGKIQSGNVDTEGSSVLGSERKNDDRISIEFAWDVVKGKLMNSLSSIKRGDIGATSLASEQRHGKQPSNLSALAQGPRLRLMWTSFQLLKKEVDNISANAVTFSSGNLLAIFNDVIQTLCQPLCVTWLEEELSLRNGNTNKECLSSLVNNLNGYGVLTNIRKSGKDHLFAELICVLRFGSVRKAGFYSDSLFMEHGVSILEDLVIMLADGIASMYLELMSVDSSMSNEMNNVGLSLCTLSTRALQKLRNEVALKQWLHQNMDAVVSMYEDRFDLCTLQCHLIEESSKNKVQNVKWWEKLRVMSSQPVLSQLNTVVINQISVAVKRTKELRALTGWRYYYSLLLELADIAMPVIRTVISKLSDAISFFLVCLIGRSLGLIYTGIRQSLRWK, via the exons ATGGCAGGACAAGTGGCTTTCTGTTCAAGTTTTAACCTGCTTGACAATGGACGGTTCTCAAAACAACAACTCTTCATGCCTAAAAGTTCACCTAT GGGATTTTGCTTTGAGAGTTGTAAAGTATCCCGCTTGCCATCATTGAGCGTTCGGAAGGCCATTACACCGTACTTAATAAAACTGGAGAGAAGATCAAACATGCAGAGTTGCAAGAGGTGCTTTTGCCTAGCATCTCTGGTTGATGCTGACGCTGCAGTAACTTTCGAATGGGTTCCTACCATTGACCAAATGCTTCTCATGACTAGTATAGTGCTTACATATATAGCTGGAGTGATACCTTCCGAAGAAAATTCTGCTTTAGATGCTAGAGGAAAGATCCAAAGCGGAAATGTTGACACTGAAGGATCATCCGTTTTGGGTAG TGAGAGGAAAAATGATGATCGCATCAGCATAGAGTTTGCATGGGATGTAGTAAAAGGAAAACTGATGAATTCTCTCTCTTCCATAAAACGAGGGGATATTGGTGCTACAAGCCTTGCATCTGAACAGAGACATGGAAAACAGCCTTCAAATTTGTCTGCCCTTGCTCAAGGTCCAAGGTTAAGGTTGATGTGGACGTCTTTTCAGTTACTCAAGAAAGAG GTTGATAATATTTCTGCAAATGCTGTTACCTTTAGCAGTGGTAACCTGTTGGCCATTTTTAATGATGTCATTCAGACGTTGTGTCAGCCTTTATGTGTTACTTGGCTGGAAGAGGAACTCTCTTTGAGAAATGGCAATACTAACAAG GAATGTCTTTCTTCACTGGTTAATAACTTAAACGGATATGGAGTCCTGACAAACATCAGAAAGTCGGGGAAGGACCATCTATTTGCTGAATTAATCTGTGTTCTTAGATTTGGTTCTGTCAG GAAAGCTGGCTTTTATAGTGATAGCTTGTTTATGGAGCATGGAGTCTCTATACTGGAGGATTTGGTGATAATGTTGGCAGATGGGATCGCAAGTATGTATTTGGAGCTTATGTCTGTTGATAGTAGTATGTCAAATGAAATGAACAACGTAGGGTTGAGTTTGTGTACATTGTCAACGCGGGCACTTCAGAAATTACGCAATGAG GTTGCTCTGAAACAATGGTTGCATCAGAACATGGACGCAGTTGTTTCCATGTACGAAGATCGGTTTGACTTGTGCACATTGCAATGCCATCTTATCGAGGAATCTAGCAAGAACAAAGTTCAAAATGTGAAGTGGTGGGAGAAGCTTAGGGTGATGAGTTCTCAGCCTGTTTTATCTCAACTGAATACTGTTGTGATCAACCAAATCTCTGTAGCTGTTAAACGAACCAAGGAACTTAGGGCCTTAACTGGGTG GAGATATTACTACAGTCTTCTCCTTGAATTGGCTGATATTGCAATGCCGGTGATAAGAACTGTTATTTCTAAGCTGAGCGATGCTATCTCATTCTTTTTGGTTTGCTTGATAGGACGGTCTTTGGGGCTTATCTACACTGGGATAAGGCAATCCCTCCGGTGGAAGTAA
- the LOC107759167 gene encoding uncharacterized protein LOC107759167 isoform X1, with the protein MAGQVAFCSSFNLLDNGRFSKQQLFMPKSSPMLVRRGFCFESCKVSRLPSLSVRKAITPYLIKLERRSNMQSCKRCFCLASLVDADAAVTFEWVPTIDQMLLMTSIVLTYIAGVIPSEENSALDARGKIQSGNVDTEGSSVLGSERKNDDRISIEFAWDVVKGKLMNSLSSIKRGDIGATSLASEQRHGKQPSNLSALAQGPRLRLMWTSFQLLKKEVDNISANAVTFSSGNLLAIFNDVIQTLCQPLCVTWLEEELSLRNGNTNKECLSSLVNNLNGYGVLTNIRKSGKDHLFAELICVLRFGSVRKAGFYSDSLFMEHGVSILEDLVIMLADGIASMYLELMSVDSSMSNEMNNVGLSLCTLSTRALQKLRNEVALKQWLHQNMDAVVSMYEDRFDLCTLQCHLIEESSKNKVQNVKWWEKLRVMSSQPVLSQLNTVVINQISVAVKRTKELRALTGWRYYYSLLLELADIAMPVIRTVISKLSDAISFFLVCLIGRSLGLIYTGIRQSLRWK; encoded by the exons ATGGCAGGACAAGTGGCTTTCTGTTCAAGTTTTAACCTGCTTGACAATGGACGGTTCTCAAAACAACAACTCTTCATGCCTAAAAGTTCACCTATGTTAGTACGCAG GGGATTTTGCTTTGAGAGTTGTAAAGTATCCCGCTTGCCATCATTGAGCGTTCGGAAGGCCATTACACCGTACTTAATAAAACTGGAGAGAAGATCAAACATGCAGAGTTGCAAGAGGTGCTTTTGCCTAGCATCTCTGGTTGATGCTGACGCTGCAGTAACTTTCGAATGGGTTCCTACCATTGACCAAATGCTTCTCATGACTAGTATAGTGCTTACATATATAGCTGGAGTGATACCTTCCGAAGAAAATTCTGCTTTAGATGCTAGAGGAAAGATCCAAAGCGGAAATGTTGACACTGAAGGATCATCCGTTTTGGGTAG TGAGAGGAAAAATGATGATCGCATCAGCATAGAGTTTGCATGGGATGTAGTAAAAGGAAAACTGATGAATTCTCTCTCTTCCATAAAACGAGGGGATATTGGTGCTACAAGCCTTGCATCTGAACAGAGACATGGAAAACAGCCTTCAAATTTGTCTGCCCTTGCTCAAGGTCCAAGGTTAAGGTTGATGTGGACGTCTTTTCAGTTACTCAAGAAAGAG GTTGATAATATTTCTGCAAATGCTGTTACCTTTAGCAGTGGTAACCTGTTGGCCATTTTTAATGATGTCATTCAGACGTTGTGTCAGCCTTTATGTGTTACTTGGCTGGAAGAGGAACTCTCTTTGAGAAATGGCAATACTAACAAG GAATGTCTTTCTTCACTGGTTAATAACTTAAACGGATATGGAGTCCTGACAAACATCAGAAAGTCGGGGAAGGACCATCTATTTGCTGAATTAATCTGTGTTCTTAGATTTGGTTCTGTCAG GAAAGCTGGCTTTTATAGTGATAGCTTGTTTATGGAGCATGGAGTCTCTATACTGGAGGATTTGGTGATAATGTTGGCAGATGGGATCGCAAGTATGTATTTGGAGCTTATGTCTGTTGATAGTAGTATGTCAAATGAAATGAACAACGTAGGGTTGAGTTTGTGTACATTGTCAACGCGGGCACTTCAGAAATTACGCAATGAG GTTGCTCTGAAACAATGGTTGCATCAGAACATGGACGCAGTTGTTTCCATGTACGAAGATCGGTTTGACTTGTGCACATTGCAATGCCATCTTATCGAGGAATCTAGCAAGAACAAAGTTCAAAATGTGAAGTGGTGGGAGAAGCTTAGGGTGATGAGTTCTCAGCCTGTTTTATCTCAACTGAATACTGTTGTGATCAACCAAATCTCTGTAGCTGTTAAACGAACCAAGGAACTTAGGGCCTTAACTGGGTG GAGATATTACTACAGTCTTCTCCTTGAATTGGCTGATATTGCAATGCCGGTGATAAGAACTGTTATTTCTAAGCTGAGCGATGCTATCTCATTCTTTTTGGTTTGCTTGATAGGACGGTCTTTGGGGCTTATCTACACTGGGATAAGGCAATCCCTCCGGTGGAAGTAA